The genomic stretch CTTGTTTTTCACAAACCACCTGATTTTTATATCTCAGGTCAATGCTTTTATAATTTGTCCAGCCTACTTTATTTAATCCTTCTTTATAGAAAATCTTCAATCGCTCTAATTTTTCAGCTATCTCGTTTTCCTGCACCAATCCAAAATGAATCAAGTGACTATCCGACTTAGGAATCAAATCAATTTCTCCTGTTTCTTTAACAATCAACTGATCAATCATCGCGTTCAGAAATTCATCTTTTCTTATCTGTTGTATCAAGCTATAAAGAGCGATTTGCACTATACTGTCGCGCTTCATATTTTCATGTGTTTCAACACTTCCTAACGCAACAGCAACATGCGGCGTAAAATTATCACTGAGTGGTATTCGTTCGTTCTTTTCGCTTAAATAATAGCTAACACCATCATTGTTGATTACCCGAAGGATAGGTCGTTTTTGATTTACTTCCACCAAAACTTCCTGAGATTGATTCAAATAAACTTCGGCCTTGTCCACAAAAGGATTTTTCTCCATCTCCACTTCCAACACCCTGAAATCAACCGCTGATAAAGGTTTGCCGATTATATTTCCACCGCTTAGATAATTGATGCGATCCTTTATTTCACGCTCATTCAAAAAAGAGATGCCCGAATCGTAATCAATTTTGACCTGTATATTCTTGCATACAAGTTCATCCTGTTTTTTAATAGCCGAGGTAAGCACCACCACAAACAACACCGCTGCCGACAACACGCCTGTTATAACCAACAATCTTTTAAGTATGAACTTGAACCTCTTCATAGTTGCGGAGCCAAATGTCTAATTATCCATCCACACTTTAACGAAGAGTTACTGACAGATATTGTGGACTTGTTGATTTGTGGATAGAGAGAAAGACAGGAAGGCAACCTTCTATACTTCCATAGTTGGCATAGACAGATCCAATACAGAAGTAAGTTGGGGATATAAAAACGTTAAGTTAGACCGGGTTTACTTTTCAGGACTTACTAAAAAAGACCTTGCCTTCGGACGCTGGAGGTTTTTAAACGAAGAAGAGGTTCGGATACTGAGGCATTTTGTGTAGCGGTTTAAAATTGACTTCTCCCACCTCACTCTTTCACAAACTTCCTCACCACTCGCTGCTTTTCATCTTGCAAAACCAGAAAATAAACTCCAGTGATCAAATCAGGCATATCCATAGCAATTATATTTTTGCCGGAGTGAGTGCTCATCAGATTTTGCCGCCAGCACAACCTGCCCATTACGTCGAATATAGAAATGTTCACCTGAGTTGGATACTCTGCTATAATTTCTATTGTATGATTCCCAATCAATAAAACACGCAGGGCTTCATTATCTCTTTTTTCTATTCTAGTGATTGGTGAAACCACAAAAAAGGTATCTAAGGTATCACTAAAGGCGATATTAAAACAGGTGTCTATAGGGGAGAATACAAAATTTCTAATGATAAATGTTTCATAAAAACCAGCAGATAGCTTACCTAATCGTACTGTATCAAAAACATAGGACTCTGTTTGAGAAAGACCAGGCTTCCAATAGCAACCTTCGTAAAGGATTGTATCATTTTGCACCGATAAATCACTTTTTTGCTTCCTAGCTCCGTACCATGGAAAACCAAGAACAAAGGATATTTCAACAGAGTCATTAACCGTTGGCGTGGAAGGAGTGATTTTAAAATCACTCAATACTTGCCCCTGTATGCTATTTGATGCTAAAACAAAAATCAGACATAGTGCTATAATAATGGGTTTCATATAAAGAGATTTAAAGTTTTACAAAACGAAGACATTTCGTTTCTGTTGGAGTGGTCACTGAGATAAAATAAATACCAGAATGTAAATGTTTGGTTTCAATGGGAATTGTTGATGATGTTGAAATCATACCTGAATATACCTTCCCAATATAGCTTCCGCTAACATTACTTATTTGGATAGTACAATAGGTAGCTTCATTAAACTTCAAGAAAGTCATATCGCTGCCAGGGTTTGGATAAAGACTCCGCCATTGTTGATGTTTAGCTTTCCAATAATAAAGAAAAGAGCAAGCATCACCAACAACCCATTTAAACTTCTTGTTGGTGACGTTCGGTATCATTGATTCTTTTGTCCCGTCGGGCAATACCATTAAGTTAAGAATGTTCGACCGCGATGCGGTCGTATGTTTATAGAGAACGATATGCTATAAACATACGACTCCAAAGGAGTCGAACGCAATTGCAGATTGAATAATGGTGTTGACGGGAAGGAGATGGTCAGGGTTTTTTGCATGGGATTCTTCAGCTATAAGCTGAATGCTTGGTAGGGGTGTAGGCAGAGCCTACACCCAGGGTGGACTCCTTTGTAGGTTCTTTTGCTCCACTTATGTTCTGGAAGAAAAACCCCGCGGAGACAGAAATCAAGGGGTCTGGCTAATTAGTTTTGTATCGTGTTACATAATTGGCCGGCAGGAGGCGCGAAGAACGAAAAGCCGCGTTTCGGCGCATTTTAACACCATTTGAATTGGAATAGCAGTTTTTATAATTGGAAAAAATTTTTTTCCAATTATAAAAACTGTTTTTCCAGTTAAAAAAATTGTTTTTCTAATTAGAACAGCGGCTATTCTAACCATATCAGCCGCTGTTCTAATTATATCCTCCGCGTTTCTAACCATATCAACCTCTGTTCTAATAATATTCTCCGCGCTTCTAACCATACAAGCCGCTGTTCTAATTATATCCCCCACGTTTCTAACCATATAAGCCGCTGTTCTAATTATATCCTCCACGTTTCTAACCATATAAGCCGCTGTTCTAATTATATCCTCCGCGTTTCTAACCATATCAGCCGCTGTTCTAATGATATCCTCCGCGCTTCTAACCATACAAGCCGCGTTCTTAATCACAAGAGCCGCATTCCTAATCTAAAGAAAGGAGTGTTCGGGAGTATTGATCCATGTAAGCGCTACATCAACCACCTAAAGGGTTATATCGGTTACATGGCCGGCTGATTCACTCCGCAAAGCCTACGTTGAGAATGAGAAAATTTTGGAAGTGTATCATGCCCAACGAAGGAGGCATCTTGTATTGGCTGTTGCCGCGAACTGCGAACCGTTAACCGTTCCCCCTTCTACCTAATCAGCATCACACTACCTTTCCTAAACACCGCGCGGTCATTGCCAAACAAATTCAATTTGGCTATATAGGTATATACTTCCGGAGGGGCTGGTTTGCCACGGTAGTTTCCATCCCACGGGAACTTGCCGTCATGCACCTTCTCGCCAAACCGATTGAAAATTTGAAAGGACACCACCTCTACTCCACTTTGAGTCTGGATATAAAAGTTGTCATTATTTCCATCGTTGTTAGGGGTGAATGCGTTTGGTATAAAGAAGTTATTCGGATAGATAATTCTTATCAGCGATGAGTCACTTCCCATACATCCTCCTATATAAATTTTCAACCCATAGTATTGGTCGCTGAGAGGCGATACCCATGGAGTGGTGCAGTTTTGACAAGAGATGTTTATTGCCGGATACCAAGTGAAAGAATCCACCGATCCGGATGCCAGATTGATGTCGGTATAAAGCATCACGCTATCACCGTATAAAATAGTAGTATCAGGATAAACAGACAGGTTAGGTATCTGAGTGATAGAAACCGTTATTGCATTACTGGTGCCGGTGCAGCCATTTGCATCGGTGACCTGTACTGAATATTGACCGGGCTGGCTGACACGAATAGAAGGGGTGGTAGCGCCATTACTCCATTTGTAGGAAGCATAGCTCCCTGTCACAAATAAATCAACGCTCTGGCCAGTGCAAAGACTGGTGGGACCACTTGAATCAATATTTGGGGTAGGGTTTGCACCGGAATAGACATAAGCCGTATCTTGACGGAAACAGTTGGCATCGGTAGCTTTGACTACATAAAAGAAGGTATCTACTGTTCCGGCAGGAACCGTCACCAGCGGATTGGCCGCAGAAGTGCTATTCATATATGATTGAACAGTCGGATCGGAACCTGTCCATAAAATAGTGGAGCCGTTAGAGGTAGGATTGCCACCAAGGGTAATTAATCCACCTTCACAAAGACTAAATGGACCACCGGCATCAGCCGGAGGGGCGGGAACAACTGTAACATCCAAACTGTTCGTTACCCAAAATTCGTTACAGGCATCGTAAATAGTACAGATTGCTGCGATGCTCTTTTCCGGATAAGCAGTAATGTCTGGTGAATTGGAAATAGTAGTAACCACCGTATCATACTTCCATTCATATCTATAAGGCGGAACCCCACAGTTGGGATGTGCGGTGAAAATGACTGGCTGACCCGCACAAACCTGCGTTCTGTCCTGGGTGATATTTCCTTCCACCTTGCAAGCCTCTACGGTCATCTGCCAAAGGTTTCCGCGAGCGCAGAGATAGCCACAAGCATCTCCGCAGATGGAGTCCTGATTCCTCAATGTAAAATTCAATTCATAGTCAGGGCATTGTGGTTGAAGACATCCCAGATAATTAGGCACCAAACTATTGACTCGTATGGAACGCGCCGAAGGCACCAAGATTGAATCGGTAGTACAAGTTCCGGTATATGGAGGCGCTGCCGGATTACAGGACAACAAGCCGGTTGTAGTCTTACAGGTGTCGCTTAAAACCTCCATCGTTACCTGACTGAAGGTACAGAAAGGAGCCGTAAGCGGTGGAACTCCACAGGTATTATCATAGGTAAGTTGATATTCTAAATCTACAAACACGTTCGTCAACTTACTTTTGCCGGGAACCACCACCGGTTGAGAAGTAGGAGGACTATTGAACATTTTATATTCGCAAAAGGCAGGTTTAGTGCTGAAGCCCATATTCGCAGTGATACCACCGGCTGTAGAGCGGAAACTACCTAGTTTTGTAATTCCGGAAACCACGGGGTCAATAGTCAAGGGATATAAATTTTCCTTATCGTTCAGCCAATCAATGGGGATAAACATCTGCAAGGTGAATTCATTATTGGGTTCACGTAACAGTTTATATTTTCCATGCATTCCCCAGGCTTTTGCATCAATGAAAACCGGTTTTTCGTAAGTAATCAATGCTTCACCCGCTGGGTTAGTGATCGTATAGTTCCCCTTAAAATATTCTCCCCCATTCAGTCTTTCCCCGTCCGGAGATTCTATTATAGCATATCCAACAGGAAGAGTAAAGTGATCTTCAATCACCATCCACCCTTTGGAGATAGGAAGTGATAAAGGAGCCGGGATCACATAGTTTGCCTTTATTTCTCCGGTAGTGAAAATCAATTCCAGATTGACCCCCTGCCAAATATCTTTAACCTGAGCTCCCTCCTCTCCTACTGTATAACGGTCATATTTACCCGGCTCTGGTTTCGTGTAAGCATCGTTCTCATTATAAAAATACATGACCGGTTCCCGGTTGAACTCAAACTCAAATTCA from Bacteroidota bacterium encodes the following:
- a CDS encoding T9SS type A sorting domain-containing protein, coding for MKPIIIALCLIFVLASNSIQGQVLSDFKITPSTPTVNDSVEISFVLGFPWYGARKQKSDLSVQNDTILYEGCYWKPGLSQTESYVFDTVRLGKLSAGFYETFIIRNFVFSPIDTCFNIAFSDTLDTFFVVSPITRIEKRDNEALRVLLIGNHTIEIIAEYPTQVNISIFDVMGRLCWRQNLMSTHSGKNIIAMDMPDLITGVYFLVLQDEKQRVVRKFVKE
- a CDS encoding T9SS type A sorting domain-containing protein — translated: MIPNVTNKKFKWVVGDACSFLYYWKAKHQQWRSLYPNPGSDMTFLKFNEATYCTIQISNVSGSYIGKVYSGMISTSSTIPIETKHLHSGIYFISVTTPTETKCLRFVKL
- a CDS encoding gliding motility-associated C-terminal domain-containing protein, which encodes MKKNIYVFIVLLFPLALVAQQMRVKNHNFQSFRQDEKIISEESIKRSSPEAQQHPEFGILPFNAQCVTCAELIDERTVDSRQFINPDKPNHTFSQKSFLPLHYKRSENDIWRTIDKRLRPTSQQGVYTAENQPVPTKFDVNKKSTSLRVDEFEFEFNREPVMYFYNENDAYTKPEPGKYDRYTVGEEGAQVKDIWQGVNLELIFTTGEIKANYVIPAPLSLPISKGWMVIEDHFTLPVGYAIIESPDGERLNGGEYFKGNYTITNPAGEALITYEKPVFIDAKAWGMHGKYKLLREPNNEFTLQMFIPIDWLNDKENLYPLTIDPVVSGITKLGSFRSTAGGITANMGFSTKPAFCEYKMFNSPPTSQPVVVPGKSKLTNVFVDLEYQLTYDNTCGVPPLTAPFCTFSQVTMEVLSDTCKTTTGLLSCNPAAPPYTGTCTTDSILVPSARSIRVNSLVPNYLGCLQPQCPDYELNFTLRNQDSICGDACGYLCARGNLWQMTVEACKVEGNITQDRTQVCAGQPVIFTAHPNCGVPPYRYEWKYDTVVTTISNSPDITAYPEKSIAAICTIYDACNEFWVTNSLDVTVVPAPPADAGGPFSLCEGGLITLGGNPTSNGSTILWTGSDPTVQSYMNSTSAANPLVTVPAGTVDTFFYVVKATDANCFRQDTAYVYSGANPTPNIDSSGPTSLCTGQSVDLFVTGSYASYKWSNGATTPSIRVSQPGQYSVQVTDANGCTGTSNAITVSITQIPNLSVYPDTTILYGDSVMLYTDINLASGSVDSFTWYPAINISCQNCTTPWVSPLSDQYYGLKIYIGGCMGSDSSLIRIIYPNNFFIPNAFTPNNDGNNDNFYIQTQSGVEVVSFQIFNRFGEKVHDGKFPWDGNYRGKPAPPEVYTYIAKLNLFGNDRAVFRKGSVMLIR